ATATTCACTGGAACACTATCGTCACTAGTCAGCGTCGAGAGAAACAGGTCGGTTGGTCCCAAATACTCCCTACTCATCAGTTCGACATCCTGTCCCTCGGCGTCTTCGTCGTACAGTTTGACTCCTTCTTTCGTGATTTCAAATGATGCCTCTGACCCCGATACGTAGAACCTCTCGATAGACGGTTTTCCATACGCATGTAAGGAGAGACTGTACGGAATTTCGTCCCCGAGAACACCAACGATGTCGGCGTACACCTCCATATTCGCGCCTTTTCGAGATGCGAGTACTCCTTCGCTATCGTTCGGCGAGCGTTCGGTAAGCCAGAGAATGAGGTCTAACATGTGGTTCCCGATGTCGAACAGTTGTCCACCACCGGAGACGGCTTCTACCGCGCGCCATTCGTCTCGATATGGTGATTCGGTGTGCTTCACTCGGGTTGCCGTAATGCTCTCTATCTCTCCTATCGTTCCCGTCTCGATGAGACGCTTTGCAGTATAATACCGC
The window above is part of the Haladaptatus cibarius D43 genome. Proteins encoded here:
- a CDS encoding Gfo/Idh/MocA family protein; protein product: MSKSVDRIKEVHIGLIGGGYAGKKHIRYIEESSVDAKLSAICDIDPDARDISRELAANSGVLAEETAFYDIASSIDYSALDGVIIATPHKYHFEQILIALEHDTDVLVEKPLAVSIEETERIEQALEKSDASLRVSYQKRYKPRYYTAKRLIETGTIGEIESITATRVKHTESPYRDEWRAVEAVSGGGQLFDIGNHMLDLILWLTERSPNDSEGVLASRKGANMEVYADIVGVLGDEIPYSLSLHAYGKPSIERFYVSGSEASFEITKEGVKLYDEDAEGQDVELMSREYLGPTDLFLSTLTSDDSVPVNIRQWTKSIEITQEIYDECDIK